From one uncultured Bacteroides sp. genomic stretch:
- the secA gene encoding preprotein translocase subunit SecA, which translates to MGFNEFLGKLIGNKSSRDMKDIQPWVDKIKAVYPEIAQLNNDALRNKTTELKEYIYNSASNERTKIENLKTEIETLDLEFREDHFTQIDKLEKDILEIYEKALDEVLPVAFSIVKETAKRFTENEKIIVTANDFDRTLAATKDFVRIEGEKAIYQNHWMAGGTEITWNMIHYDVQLFGGVVLHKGKIAEMATGEGKTLVATLPVFLNALTGNGVHLITVNDYLSKRDSEWMGPLYEFHGLSVDCIDKHQPNSDARRKAYLADITFGTNNEFGFDYLRDNMAISPKDLVQREHNYAIVDEVDSVLIDDARTPLIISGPIPKGEDQLFDSLRPLVEKLVDAQKILATKYLTDAKKLIPSENKKDQEEGFLALFRSHKALPKNKALIKYLSEQGIKAGMLKTEETYMEQNNKRMHEATDPLYFVIDEKLNSVDLTDLGVDLITGNSEDHALFLLPDITSELSELEAENGLTEEQKLEKKDSMMANYAIKSERVHTINQLLKAYTMFEKDDEYVVIDGQVKIVDEQTGRIMEGRRYSDGLHQAIEAKERVKVEAATQTFATITLQNYFRMYHKLSGMTGTAETEAGELWDIYKLDVVVIPTNRPISRIDMNDRVYKTKREKYKAVIEEIEQLVQSGRPVLVGTTSVEISEMLSKMLTMRKIEHNVLNAKLHQKEADIVAKAGLRGTVTIATNMAGRGTDIKLSPEVKDAGGLAIIGTERHESRRVDRQLRGRAGRQGDPGSSVFFISLEDDLMRLFSSDRIASVMDRLGFQEGEMIEHKMISNSIERAQKKVEENNFGIRKRLLEYDDVMNKQRTVVYTKRRHALMGERIGMDIVNMIWDRCASAVESFDYEECKMELLQTLAMETPFSEEEFRNVKKEDIANKTFDVAMANFKRKTERLAQIAFPVIKQVYENQGNMYENILIPITDGKKVYNISCNLKSAYNSECKEVVNAFEKSILLHVIDDAWKENLRELDELKHSVQNASYEQKDPLLIYKLESVTLFDTMVNKINNQTISILMRGQIPVQEPEQLRQATPERRQDMSKYREEKRDLSDPNQQVAAQQDTREVKREPIRAEKTVGRNDPCPCGSGKKYKNCHGRNS; encoded by the coding sequence ATGGGATTCAATGAATTTTTAGGCAAACTTATTGGCAACAAGTCTTCGCGAGATATGAAAGACATTCAGCCATGGGTAGATAAGATAAAAGCCGTTTATCCGGAAATAGCCCAATTAAACAACGACGCTCTCCGCAACAAAACGACAGAGCTTAAAGAATATATATACAATTCTGCAAGCAACGAACGAACCAAGATAGAAAATTTAAAAACAGAGATCGAAACATTAGATCTGGAATTTCGCGAAGATCATTTTACTCAAATCGATAAGTTAGAAAAAGATATTCTAGAAATATATGAAAAAGCATTAGATGAGGTTTTACCCGTTGCCTTTTCCATCGTAAAAGAAACAGCCAAGCGCTTTACGGAAAACGAAAAAATAATTGTTACTGCCAACGATTTTGATCGCACATTAGCAGCTACCAAAGATTTTGTACGCATCGAAGGAGAAAAAGCGATTTATCAGAACCACTGGATGGCCGGAGGTACCGAAATAACATGGAACATGATACATTATGACGTTCAGCTATTTGGTGGCGTCGTTCTCCATAAAGGCAAGATTGCCGAAATGGCTACAGGTGAAGGTAAGACATTGGTAGCTACCCTACCTGTTTTCCTTAATGCTCTAACAGGAAACGGAGTACATTTAATTACTGTAAATGACTACCTTTCAAAACGAGATTCGGAATGGATGGGGCCTCTTTATGAATTCCATGGACTAAGCGTTGACTGCATTGACAAACATCAGCCTAACTCTGATGCCCGCCGCAAGGCCTATTTAGCCGACATCACATTCGGAACCAACAATGAATTTGGTTTCGATTATCTTCGTGATAACATGGCTATTAGCCCCAAAGATCTTGTACAAAGAGAGCATAATTATGCTATAGTAGATGAAGTCGATTCTGTTTTAATCGATGATGCCCGTACCCCCCTTATTATTTCCGGTCCAATTCCTAAAGGGGAAGATCAACTATTTGATTCGTTACGACCATTAGTAGAAAAATTGGTCGATGCCCAAAAGATTCTCGCCACAAAATATCTTACTGACGCCAAAAAGCTAATTCCTTCAGAAAATAAAAAAGATCAAGAAGAAGGTTTTCTGGCTCTATTCCGTAGTCATAAAGCACTGCCAAAAAATAAAGCGCTTATTAAATATCTTAGTGAACAAGGTATCAAAGCCGGTATGCTGAAAACAGAAGAGACATACATGGAGCAAAATAACAAACGTATGCACGAGGCTACAGACCCGCTTTACTTTGTTATTGACGAGAAATTAAATAGTGTCGATCTTACAGATTTGGGCGTTGATCTAATTACAGGTAATTCCGAAGATCACGCACTGTTTTTGCTGCCTGATATAACATCGGAACTCTCCGAACTTGAAGCTGAAAATGGACTGACTGAGGAACAAAAGTTAGAGAAAAAAGATTCTATGATGGCCAACTATGCCATTAAATCGGAACGCGTTCATACTATCAACCAATTGCTCAAGGCATATACCATGTTCGAAAAAGATGATGAATATGTAGTCATCGACGGACAAGTTAAAATTGTAGATGAGCAAACCGGACGTATCATGGAAGGAAGGCGCTATTCAGATGGTTTGCATCAGGCAATTGAAGCTAAGGAGCGTGTGAAAGTTGAAGCTGCTACACAGACCTTCGCCACCATTACCTTGCAAAACTATTTCCGTATGTACCATAAATTATCAGGTATGACAGGTACTGCTGAGACTGAAGCCGGTGAACTTTGGGATATCTACAAATTAGATGTTGTAGTGATTCCGACTAATCGCCCTATTTCCCGCATTGACATGAACGATCGTGTATATAAAACTAAACGTGAAAAATACAAAGCAGTCATTGAAGAAATTGAACAATTAGTTCAATCTGGACGCCCAGTACTTGTAGGAACAACTTCCGTAGAAATATCCGAAATGCTTAGCAAAATGCTTACTATGCGCAAGATTGAGCATAATGTATTGAATGCTAAATTACACCAAAAAGAAGCCGACATTGTTGCAAAAGCAGGTTTGAGAGGAACTGTAACTATCGCAACTAACATGGCTGGTCGTGGTACAGATATCAAGCTCAGTCCTGAGGTAAAAGACGCAGGAGGTCTCGCCATCATCGGAACCGAGCGTCACGAATCTCGTCGTGTAGATCGCCAGTTACGTGGTCGTGCCGGTCGCCAAGGAGATCCGGGATCTTCTGTCTTCTTTATTTCACTGGAAGATGATTTAATGCGACTTTTCTCTTCTGACCGAATAGCTAGTGTAATGGACCGGTTGGGCTTTCAAGAAGGAGAGATGATTGAACATAAAATGATTTCTAATTCTATCGAACGTGCACAGAAAAAGGTAGAAGAAAACAACTTTGGTATACGTAAACGATTGCTTGAATACGATGATGTAATGAATAAGCAACGTACAGTTGTATACACCAAACGCCGCCACGCACTAATGGGCGAACGAATCGGTATGGATATTGTCAACATGATTTGGGATCGTTGTGCCTCTGCAGTTGAAAGTTTCGACTATGAAGAATGCAAAATGGAACTACTTCAAACATTGGCAATGGAAACTCCTTTCTCTGAAGAAGAGTTCCGCAATGTGAAAAAAGAAGATATCGCTAATAAAACTTTCGATGTTGCCATGGCCAACTTTAAGCGCAAAACAGAACGCTTAGCCCAGATTGCTTTCCCTGTAATCAAACAAGTCTACGAAAATCAGGGAAATATGTATGAGAATATTCTAATCCCGATTACCGATGGGAAAAAAGTCTATAACATCTCATGCAACCTAAAGTCTGCGTACAATAGCGAATGTAAAGAAGTCGTCAATGCCTTTGAAAAATCAATTCTTCTCCATGTTATAGACGATGCGTGGAAAGAAAACTTGCGTGAACTTGATGAATTGAAACATTCTGTCCAAAATGCCAGCTATGAACAAAAAGATCCGTTACTAATATATAAACTGGAGTCTGTAACATTATTCGATACAATGGTAAACAAAATCAATAATCAAACAATTTCCATTTTGATGCGAGGACAGATACCCGTTCAAGAACCTGAACAGCTACGCCAAGCAACACCCGAAAGACGACAAGACATGAGCAAATATCGTGAAGAAAAACGTGATTTGAGCGATCCTAATCAACAAGTTGCGGCGCAACAAGACACGCGTGAAGTAAAACGTGAACCTATTCGTGCAGAAAAGACAGTAGGGAGGAATGATCCTTGTCCATGTGGAAGTGGAAAGAAATATAAAAATTGCCAC
- a CDS encoding type III pantothenate kinase encodes MNLIIDIGNTIAKVALFDGDSMVDVFFDSNDSLDCLGKVATQYSIERGIIATVIDLNEKVLQRLHELSIPLHWLDARTPLPIVNLYESSDTLGYDRIAAVVAANQQFPDKDILVIDAGTALTYEFIDSNGRYHGGNISPGMQMRFKALHQFTGKLPLVQSTGRLPFMGKDTETAIRSGVLQGIEYEILGYITVLKHKYPELLVFLTGGDHFSFDTKLKSIIFVDRFLVLKGLNRILNYNNGRI; translated from the coding sequence GTGAATTTAATAATTGATATAGGAAATACGATTGCCAAGGTGGCGCTTTTTGATGGGGATTCTATGGTAGATGTCTTTTTTGATTCTAACGACTCACTGGATTGCCTAGGGAAAGTTGCTACTCAATATTCTATTGAGAGAGGGATTATTGCAACTGTTATTGATTTAAATGAAAAAGTATTGCAACGTTTGCATGAGCTTTCGATACCGCTACATTGGCTTGATGCAAGAACCCCTCTGCCAATCGTTAATTTATATGAATCTTCTGATACATTGGGGTATGATCGAATAGCAGCAGTCGTTGCTGCTAACCAACAATTTCCGGATAAAGACATACTTGTAATAGATGCTGGTACTGCTTTGACGTATGAATTTATTGATTCTAATGGTAGATACCATGGTGGTAATATTTCTCCTGGCATGCAAATGCGTTTTAAAGCATTGCATCAATTTACCGGAAAGTTACCATTGGTTCAGTCAACAGGACGATTGCCTTTTATGGGGAAAGATACGGAAACAGCTATCCGTTCTGGTGTTTTACAAGGTATAGAATATGAGATTTTAGGGTATATAACAGTTTTGAAGCATAAATATCCTGAACTTTTGGTTTTTTTAACTGGTGGAGATCATTTTTCTTTTGATACGAAATTAAAAAGTATCATCTTTGTCGATAGATTTTTAGTACTGAAGGGATTAAATAGAATATTAAACTATAATAATGGTAGGATATAG
- a CDS encoding alkaline phosphatase family protein: MKGLLTSIITALTFTGLQAQSVPSVPKLIVGLTIDQLRTDYLEAFSAMYGDRGFKRLWREGRIYRNAEFPFINPDRASAIAAIYTGASPSVNGIIADNWLNISTLRPINCVDDDAYMGNYTDESTSPLQLLTSTIADELKIATQGKSLVYAISPFRETAIFAAGHAGNGAFWLNNNTGKWAGTTYYSEFPWWVSQYNDRKAIDFRMGNIIWTPSLPVETYKYLASEWEKETFKYKFDEAKKNKYRRLITSPFVNDEVNSLAEECLNNSNIGKDDIVDLLSLTYYAGNYDHKSVQECPLEMQDTYVKLDKSIATLLDLIDKKIGLQNVLFFITSTGYADPEAPDLNKYQIPGGEFYLNRCAALLNMYLMATYGEGQYVEAFDNQQIYLNHKLIEKKQLSLSDIEEKASDFLMQFSGVNEVYSSYRLLQGAWTPELYKIRNSFNRKRSGDLLIDILPGWTIVQEQSTTNRVVRTAHIPTPLIFMGASIKPAIINTPITIDQVAPTLTHVIRIRAPNACSIAPITDLR; this comes from the coding sequence ATGAAAGGACTATTAACCTCTATAATAACCGCCTTAACTTTTACCGGACTACAAGCCCAGTCGGTTCCATCTGTCCCCAAATTAATAGTGGGACTAACAATCGATCAATTACGTACAGATTATTTGGAAGCATTTTCTGCAATGTATGGCGATAGAGGTTTTAAACGATTATGGAGAGAAGGCCGGATTTACCGCAATGCCGAATTTCCGTTTATAAACCCCGACCGTGCATCGGCCATAGCTGCGATATATACCGGGGCATCCCCTTCCGTAAACGGGATTATAGCCGATAATTGGCTTAATATATCTACCCTTAGACCTATAAATTGCGTAGATGATGATGCGTACATGGGCAATTATACGGATGAAAGTACTTCTCCGTTACAATTACTTACCTCCACTATCGCCGATGAATTAAAAATAGCAACACAAGGTAAAAGTCTGGTATATGCCATTTCTCCATTCCGCGAAACTGCCATTTTTGCAGCAGGGCATGCCGGTAATGGTGCATTTTGGCTAAACAATAATACCGGTAAATGGGCCGGGACAACCTACTATAGCGAATTTCCCTGGTGGGTAAGCCAATACAATGATCGAAAAGCCATTGATTTCAGAATGGGAAACATCATTTGGACACCTTCGCTACCGGTTGAAACTTATAAATATCTGGCCTCCGAATGGGAGAAAGAAACTTTCAAATACAAATTTGACGAAGCAAAAAAGAACAAATATAGAAGGCTAATCACCAGTCCATTCGTAAACGATGAAGTAAATTCATTAGCAGAAGAATGTTTAAACAACAGTAACATCGGAAAAGACGATATAGTGGATTTATTATCGCTCACTTACTATGCAGGCAACTACGACCATAAGAGCGTTCAAGAATGTCCACTAGAAATGCAAGACACCTATGTAAAGTTGGATAAAAGCATAGCAACCCTACTTGATCTGATTGACAAAAAAATAGGTCTGCAAAATGTCCTCTTCTTTATTACATCAACGGGGTATGCCGATCCTGAGGCACCCGATTTAAACAAATATCAAATACCCGGAGGTGAGTTCTATTTAAATCGCTGCGCTGCCTTGCTAAATATGTATCTAATGGCTACTTATGGTGAAGGCCAATATGTTGAAGCTTTCGATAATCAACAAATTTATCTTAATCATAAGCTCATTGAGAAAAAACAGTTAAGCCTTTCAGATATTGAAGAAAAAGCTTCCGATTTCTTAATGCAATTCAGTGGAGTAAACGAAGTATATTCTTCCTATCGCTTACTACAAGGCGCGTGGACTCCTGAGCTCTATAAAATAAGAAATTCATTTAATCGTAAACGGTCCGGTGATTTATTAATAGACATTCTTCCCGGTTGGACCATTGTACAAGAGCAATCAACAACAAACAGAGTAGTGCGCACAGCACACATTCCCACTCCTCTTATTTTTATGGGAGCGTCTATAAAACCAGCAATTATTAATACTCCGATCACAATTGATCAGGTAGCCCCCACCCTGACCCACGTCATTAGAATACGAGCTCCTAACGCTTGCAGTATCGCACCTATTACCGACCTTCGGTAA
- a CDS encoding DUF4105 domain-containing protein, producing MKRIPIILFFATLLYGQPSFALQNDSVQISLLTCSPGNEIYSLFGHTAIRYKDISTGADIVFNYGMFSFNTPNFIWRFIKGETDYQLGATDYNQFAEEYEYYERGVSQQMLNLSAKEKEKLFTLLKINYYPENRVYRYNFLFDNCATRPRDKIEDCINGEIYYNNQKEKAQSFRDIIHEYTKQHLWERFGIDFCLGSKADKPITPRQKMFIPDYLQQSFASANIIDKNGNTRKLVVKTTSLIPNHAELFDNNRFHLFTPLQTSLLLFIITGGITIYGLKKKKILWGVDLLLFFLAGIAGCIIAFLACCSEHPAVSPNYLLFIFHPLHLLFLPFILYEAKKKRMSAYHLLNFMVLTLFILLWAVIPQRFDLAVLPLALSLLIRSASNLILAYKKK from the coding sequence ATGAAAAGGATACCAATTATACTCTTTTTTGCCACACTACTTTATGGTCAGCCATCTTTCGCCCTACAGAATGATTCTGTTCAAATTAGTCTTTTGACATGTTCTCCCGGTAATGAAATTTACTCTCTTTTCGGACATACCGCTATTCGTTATAAAGATATTAGTACAGGAGCCGACATTGTTTTTAATTATGGGATGTTCAGTTTCAATACCCCAAACTTTATTTGGAGATTTATTAAAGGAGAAACAGACTATCAGTTAGGAGCTACTGATTATAACCAATTTGCTGAAGAGTATGAATATTACGAACGGGGAGTAAGTCAGCAAATGCTTAATCTATCGGCCAAGGAAAAAGAAAAGCTCTTCACACTACTAAAAATAAATTATTACCCAGAGAACAGGGTTTACAGATATAATTTTCTTTTCGACAACTGTGCCACCCGGCCACGAGACAAAATAGAGGATTGCATCAACGGGGAAATTTATTATAACAACCAAAAAGAAAAAGCACAATCTTTTCGCGATATAATTCACGAATATACTAAGCAACACCTTTGGGAACGTTTCGGAATCGATTTCTGCTTGGGCAGTAAAGCTGATAAGCCCATTACCCCCCGCCAGAAGATGTTTATCCCCGACTATCTGCAACAAAGTTTCGCTTCAGCAAATATTATTGATAAAAATGGCAACACAAGAAAATTAGTAGTCAAAACAACTTCATTAATTCCAAATCACGCTGAACTTTTTGATAATAATCGTTTCCATCTTTTTACCCCATTACAAACATCTTTACTACTATTTATTATCACCGGTGGAATAACCATCTACGGCCTAAAGAAAAAGAAAATCCTTTGGGGAGTTGATTTATTACTCTTTTTTTTGGCAGGAATAGCCGGATGCATCATTGCCTTTTTGGCTTGCTGCTCTGAGCACCCTGCTGTTAGCCCTAATTATTTATTATTTATCTTTCACCCACTGCACCTCCTATTCCTACCATTTATATTATATGAGGCCAAAAAGAAGCGAATGAGTGCATACCATCTGTTAAATTTCATGGTTTTAACTTTATTTATATTGCTTTGGGCTGTAATACCTCAAAGATTTGATTTAGCTGTATTACCTTTGGCCCTAAGTTTGTTGATACGTTCAGCAAGCAATCTCATCCTAGCTTACAAAAAAAAATAA